One Chloroflexota bacterium DNA window includes the following coding sequences:
- a CDS encoding DegT/DnrJ/EryC1/StrS family aminotransferase: MAKVVSREALALEGGPKAVTASTSDTWERVSPLEKQYVNAVLDDYGSAYDEIEKFEEQFRDFVGTRYALAHCNGTSTIHAAVFASGARLGKEVIVPSVTWHASITPILHCGATPVFCDIDPETFCADPEDVRRKITPHTCAIIVTHVYGNPADMDSFREMVEGTDITLIEDASHAHGGTWNGQQVGSLGDIGCFSLQGSKAVTGIEAGVATTNCTDLYDRMLALGHYGRTERMWQTDAFKSLHNIGLGVKYRANPLAMAMARAQLERLPELNEMRLSWFKKLDDLLGEIPGIHPQKTYPAAVRGGLLLYAGVIDPVAIGAPVNSVLKALVAEGVSTTPAITPFGYGVMHLEPLFNDFSFEDLGGPWGDLPSNARKPLQRGSLPVSERVHDSCFWLSTPVDPSDEWIEQNAAAFRKVVEQGPRLAEVLTKAG; the protein is encoded by the coding sequence ATGGCGAAAGTAGTAAGCAGAGAAGCGTTGGCGCTGGAAGGTGGCCCAAAGGCCGTTACTGCTTCGACCAGTGATACGTGGGAACGTGTCAGTCCATTGGAGAAGCAGTATGTGAATGCAGTGCTCGACGACTACGGCAGTGCTTATGACGAGATTGAAAAGTTCGAAGAGCAGTTCCGAGACTTTGTCGGCACCCGCTACGCCTTGGCACACTGCAACGGCACGTCTACAATTCACGCGGCGGTGTTTGCTTCCGGCGCCCGTCTGGGTAAAGAGGTGATCGTGCCGTCGGTGACGTGGCACGCGAGCATTACGCCTATCCTACACTGCGGCGCCACGCCGGTCTTTTGCGACATCGATCCGGAGACGTTTTGCGCCGACCCGGAAGACGTGCGTCGCAAGATCACGCCGCATACGTGCGCGATTATTGTCACTCACGTCTACGGCAATCCGGCGGACATGGACTCCTTCCGCGAGATGGTTGAAGGCACGGACATCACACTGATCGAAGATGCTTCCCACGCTCACGGCGGGACTTGGAATGGGCAGCAAGTCGGTTCGCTAGGTGACATAGGCTGCTTTAGCCTACAGGGCAGCAAGGCCGTAACCGGCATAGAAGCCGGTGTCGCGACTACGAACTGCACCGACCTCTATGACCGCATGCTTGCTTTGGGGCACTACGGCCGTACCGAGCGTATGTGGCAGACGGACGCGTTCAAATCGCTCCACAACATTGGACTAGGCGTAAAGTATCGCGCCAACCCGCTTGCGATGGCAATGGCACGCGCGCAGCTAGAGCGCCTACCGGAATTGAACGAAATGCGCCTGTCGTGGTTCAAGAAGCTGGATGATCTCTTAGGGGAGATTCCGGGCATCCATCCCCAGAAGACCTATCCCGCAGCTGTGCGCGGCGGCCTCCTGCTTTACGCAGGGGTGATCGATCCCGTGGCAATCGGCGCGCCCGTGAACAGCGTGCTCAAGGCCCTCGTTGCAGAAGGGGTCAGCACGACCCCGGCGATCACACCGTTCGGTTATGGCGTGATGCACCTGGAACCACTGTTCAACGACTTTTCGTTTGAAGACTTAGGTGGCCCTTGGGGCGACTTGCCGTCAAATGCGCGCAAGCCGTTGCAGCGCGGTTCACTGCCGGTCAGTGAACGTGTGCACGACTCCTGTTTCTGGCTCTCGACGCCGGTTGATCCCAGCGATGAGTGGATTGAACAGAATGCTGCAGCCTTCCGCAAGGTGGTTGAGCAGGGGCCGCGACTCGCGGAAGTCCTAACCAAGGCCGGCTAA
- a CDS encoding spondin domain-containing protein, whose translation MRKKTALFGLIGLVVLLALSAGILTAFTGNDSDELIVEVTITNLTRGQTMTSVFVARHDGSAAPLYTLGQPASDGLASMAEDGSASGLLGAWDPDENSSVAEARTAGGLIRPGQSVTISFNISDGKQLLSLASMLVSTNDGFIGANSLDLSSSKVVYLNVYDAGSEGNSESCDFVPGPPCNSHNARDTATAEGFVHVHAGIHGDGGLDPAQHDWRNPAARLEIKTWKRI comes from the coding sequence GTGAGAAAAAAGACAGCTCTCTTTGGCCTGATTGGGCTCGTGGTACTGCTGGCTCTATCCGCCGGCATCCTTACCGCCTTTACCGGCAACGATTCCGATGAACTGATCGTTGAGGTCACCATTACGAACTTGACCCGCGGACAGACGATGACCTCTGTCTTTGTCGCGCGGCACGACGGGAGCGCCGCGCCGCTCTACACGTTGGGACAGCCTGCCAGCGACGGATTGGCATCCATGGCGGAGGATGGCAGCGCCTCCGGTCTGCTTGGGGCATGGGATCCGGACGAGAATAGTAGTGTCGCCGAAGCCCGGACAGCAGGCGGCCTGATTCGGCCCGGCCAGAGCGTTACCATATCGTTCAATATCAGCGATGGGAAGCAATTGCTCTCCCTCGCCAGCATGTTGGTGTCTACCAATGACGGCTTTATCGGCGCAAACAGCCTCGACCTTTCCTCATCTAAGGTTGTCTACTTGAATGTTTACGACGCAGGCAGTGAAGGCAACAGCGAAAGCTGCGATTTCGTTCCAGGGCCTCCCTGCAACAGCCACAACGCCAGAGACACAGCAACTGCTGAAGGCTTTGTCCATGTACATGCAGGCATCCACGGCGACGGAGGACTTGATCCCGCGCAACACGACTGGCGTAACCCGGCTGCCAGGCTGGAAATTAAGACGTGGAAACGAATTTGA